In the genome of Mytilus edulis chromosome 3, xbMytEdul2.2, whole genome shotgun sequence, one region contains:
- the LOC139515712 gene encoding eukaryotic translation initiation factor 3 subunit K-like encodes MADAMRAQVGALLKGIDRYNPENLVTLEKYINMQAQENTYDLEANLAVLKLYQFNPNHYQTTVAAQVLLKALTNLPHTDFTLCKCLIDLNKQEEEPIMKVMHIAEMLEMCQFKSFWECLKIDQELSTSVHVITGFEDSIRKFVCHVVSTTYQTIPFDTLTELLGNIPESQVKQWISKYGWSLQNDGNIYITNQEENIKTKNITEKITFESVAGIMAAYK; translated from the exons ATGGCTGACGCGATGAGGGCCCAAGTAGGTGCTTTGCTAAAGGGAATTGACAG aTACAACCCTGAAAATCTAGTAACTTtggaaaaatatataaacatgcaAGCTCAAGAAAACACATATGACTTGGAAGCTAATCTGGCTGTTTTAAAATT gTACCAGTTCAATCCAAACCATTACCAGACCACTGTAGCAGCTCAGGTTCTACTAAAAGCTTTGACAAACCTGCCTCACACAGACTTTACATTGTGTAAATGTTTAATAGACCTTAATAAG CAAGAAGAAGAGCCTATCATGAAGGTGATGCATATTGCCGAGATGTTGGAGATGTGTCAGTTCAAAAGTTTCTGG GAATGCCTAAAAATAGACCAAGAACTAAGTACCAGTGTTCATGTTATAACAGGTTTTGAAGACAGCATAAGAAAAT ttGTGTGCCATGTTGTCAGTACCACATACCAGACCATACCATTTGATACACTCACAGAATTACTAGGCAATATACCAG aatctCAAGTGAAACAATGGATTTCAAAATATGGCTGGTCCTTACAGAATGATGGAAATATTTACATCACAAACCAAGaggaaaatatcaaaacaaaaaacatcacagagaaaattacatttgaaa GTGTTGCAGGTATAATGGCAGCCTATAAGTAA